The Enterobacter asburiae sequence AGGCGGAATATCAGGAAACCTTTGATAAGGTCAACCGTATCCTGAAACAACTGGAGAACTAACGGTGGAGAAAGAGAACCTGACGCTGGATGATTTTCTGTCGCGCTTTCAGCTGTTGCGGCCACAGGTCAACCGCGAGGCGCTGAATCAGCGCCAGGCGGCGGTGCTGATCCCGGTGGTGCGTCGGGAACAGCCGGGCCTGCTGCTTACGCAGCGCTCGCCGCATATGCGCAAACACGCCGGTCAGGTGGCCTTCCCGGGAGGCGCGGTGGACAGCACCGATGCGTCGCTGATTGCCGCCGCGCTGCGGGAAGCGCAGGAAGAGGTGGCTATTCCTCCTGAAAAGGTCGAGGTCATCGGCGTGCTGCCGCCGGTCGACAGCGTCACCGGCTTTCAGGTCACACCCGTGGTCGGCATTATCCCGCCTGGCCTGCAGTATCACGCCAGCGTCGACGAAGTCTCTGCAGTGTTTGAAATGCCGCTTGAAGAGGCGCTCCGGCTAAGTCGCTATCATCCGCTGGATATCCATCGCCGGGGGCATGACCATCGGGTCTGGTTGTCCTGGTATCAGCATTATTTTGTCTGGGGCATGACGGCGGGCATTATTCGTGAACTGGCGCTGCAAATCGGCCTGAAGCCTTGACTATACTTTACATTCCATCCTTTTTTGCAGGTTTGCGATCCGCGTCGCGCTATTAGCAAAACCCATCGTCAACCATTAGTTTAATTCATGTGAATAGTTAAGCCGAGGTCGGTGTTCCCTCTTACACTATGCGCAGTTATAACATCGTTACTGGAACCCCGGTAACCCTGTCAGGAGTGTGAAAGTGATTAGTATATTCGACATGTTCAAAGTGGGGATTGGTCCTTCTTCTTCCCACA is a genomic window containing:
- a CDS encoding CoA pyrophosphatase, producing MEKENLTLDDFLSRFQLLRPQVNREALNQRQAAVLIPVVRREQPGLLLTQRSPHMRKHAGQVAFPGGAVDSTDASLIAAALREAQEEVAIPPEKVEVIGVLPPVDSVTGFQVTPVVGIIPPGLQYHASVDEVSAVFEMPLEEALRLSRYHPLDIHRRGHDHRVWLSWYQHYFVWGMTAGIIRELALQIGLKP